TAGATTATTCTTCTCAGCTTTATACTTCTGGATTAGGAAGGATTTGTACATGAATCAGataaagaaagtttttttttttttttcttaaataaacaCAGAGCTTATGATCGAGCAGCTATAAAATTCAGAGGAGTTGATGCTGATATCAACTTTACTGTTGGTGATTACGAGGAAGATATGAAACAGGTTTTTTTGATATGAATGTAGTTTTGGTTTTATATCTTTCTTCTATGGAATATGTTGTTTGAGTGTGTTATTATCCTCTAAAAACAGGTACAGAACCTGAGTAAGGAAGAGTTTGTGCACATACTCCGTCGCCAGAGCACGGGCTTCTCTCGGGGAAGCTCAAAGTATAGAGGGGTTACATTACACAAATGTGGCGGATGGGAAGCTGGGATGGCGCAGCTTCTTGCCAAAAAGTGAGCAACTTTTCTCCTTGTTGTCTTCAGTGTTGTTCTCTAAAATGAGACACTAGGAATGGTGAAGTAAAGAAAAATGTTTAGCAAATGGTACGATTGTTCAGTCTTGGAGATTTTAAAATGGTTGAATTGAAGTAGACGCTGCAATGTCCTATAATGATCATGATTTATTTGTTTACCAGAAAAAGAATTACACCTCCCTAAGATGAACTTCATTAGTTTTCAAGATCCAACATGAGTTTCTCTCTTTCTGAACACTTTCTTCTTGAAAACAGGGCATACAACAAGGCTGCGATAAGCTCTAATGGTAGGGAAGCAGTCACAAACTTCGAGCTTAGTACATACCAGAATGAGATAAACTCTGAGAGTATGTAATCTTGTGACTATTTTCATCATCAATCTATAGAAAACAGCTCTGATTGTTTTCTTCATCTCTATGAAGGTGGTCATGACAAACTTGATCTCAACTTGGGAATCTCTCTTTCTCCTGGGAATGCGGCAAAGCAAAATGGGAGATTCTCTCATTTCCCTTCTAATCCGTATGAAACTCCACCCGGAGTTAGCTGGACGGTAATTTctcaatatccaatctctgaAGATTCCTTCAAAATGATTTTGGACACTGTTTCTTACAAGTGTTTAAAACTGCAGATAGATACCGAGTTCATGGGAAAGCCGGTGAATACACCTCTTCCTTATGGTTCATCGGACCATCGTGCTAACTTTAAGGTAAAGAGAACAGTATCTGAAGTCAAACAACACAATTCCAGACAGTGAAACAATGTTTGATGTTGGTTTTAatgttatgttttgatttttcagGAGAATATAAGTGAAGCTGAAGGAGGGATGATGAGTAACTGGGGATGGCATAGACCTGGCAAAACTAGCACCATGAGACCGCAACAACCAGGCGCCCAACCACCACAGTTGTTCTCAGTTGCAGCAGCATCATCAGGATTCTCTAATTTCCGGCAACAACCTCCCAGTGAAAATGCCTCTCATGGTTATTTTTATCCACAATTTTAACTATACAGAAGGAGGCTTACAAAAGAAATGTGTGTTTGTATATGAATTCTTTATAAAATGGATATGCTTTCTTTATCTTTAATGTGGGAAAAGAATGTTATGCGTTGTACCTGGGTGGTAACTGGTAAGAAGACTCTTGGAAATTGGAAGAcacattttgtaaataaataaggCACCAGGATTGAATTTTTGTCGTTATGTGAAACTTTTTGAAAGGAACGTAAAGAGAGTGAGTGAGTTGATAATAGAATGCGACACATTTGGCTGCCTCTTTTTGGAACCCTCAATGGATTAGGAGACACCACTTTTTTTTCCTCTGTAAATTTCGTTAGCAAACCAAGATGAACACAAGAAAGTACAGACACTAAACAGGCGGAAACAGAAATATCCCCTGAGACTAAGCCCATATAAGAAACAAGCTAAACAAACCGATTAAACAACAGAACATAGCACCTGGCTACAGAAACATTATCTTTTAAACAGAACATAAGACTAGAAGACTGAACCAAGGGAGCAGAAGACTTCGACACAGAAGCATCTACTCAGCAGATGTCACAAAAGCATAACACCACCAAAGACAAGAGGCTCCTGCGTAATCCTCGACCTAGCTACAAGAGTAAACCGGCGAAGCTACAAGAGAGTCAACACAAACCCGACCATCTCTGAGAGAGAACAAATTAAGAGCTCACCCTTAGGAGACAAAGCAATAGCCTTTCTATTTGTTGTATACATATTCGTATATAACTAAAAGCCTACTATTAAATACTTAGCCAGTAACTCTTCCATGCTCGTGTATAGATTATAAAATCATGCCCTTCGGACTGAAGACCGCTGGCTCTACATATCAAAGGCTGGTGAACATGATATTAGCTGAGTAGCTCGGCCAGACCATGGAGGTATGTAGAAGATGTCAAATCCCTGGAAGCTGAAGATCATAAATCACATCTACAGCAGGATTTCTCCACCCTCAGGAAATACATCATGAAGCTCAATCCTGCGAAGTGTTCTTTTGGCGTTAGTTCCATGAAATTACTGGGATATATAGTGACTCATCGGGGTATCGAGGGCTATCCTGGAGCAAATAAGGGTTGTTATCCACAATTCTCTTACCAATGAGCGTAAAAGAAGTACAAAAGCTTACAGGAAGAATGGCACCCTGTACCAGCTTCATATTCAGCCTGTCGGATTAATATCACGCTTTTTTCGAGGCGCTCAAAAATCTAAACGATTTCAAATGAAGTGATAGATGCGAATCCGCCGTAACTGATCTCAAATCATATCTTACTACGCCTCCTCTTTGTGTATGGTACCATAGTATGCCATGTATTTTACCAGCTTTTAGTCAttatatataagtgttttagagcctatttattatgtttgaagtctttttagagtatttacaggtccACGAATGTTTTCGAGATatgtggtgattttggagcattttgaagATAAGGTTTGAAGAAACTCGTAGTTGTCCATCGAACCACTCCAATTCGACATTCAGAGTCAAACGTCGATCGAAAATCACAACATGTCGTCGGTCGAGAGCAAAGCGCGTAAGGCCCGACTTGGTTCCCAGCCGATTTATAGCCCAAGTTCCATATCAATTACAGAAATACCCCTACCGACTTTAACCTATTATTTATGTGCTCTTCCATTGTTTTGGACAACAAACGCTTTCATACTTTCAGATTTTCACAGCAAACATATTTAGGATTTTTATTAGTTTGGAGAGAAAATCCAAGAAtccttcagagatttgtatTGGAATTCCAGTTTTTCTACCTTATTCTATTTATGCATTCTATTCAGATATTTGCTATGTTCtcctttgctatgtctgagtaatcaccattgttagatttagggtttaaagtaaGGTTATGAAGGATTAACCAAAACTATAGATACGCTAAGGTGATAGATATCCTTCAAGGAATTTTTTGtaatgcttgtgttctagagtagttAACTCCAACTCTGAACTTAGAATAATTAAGCGCACGCGACGGCATGGTTTGTTACCTGAATTAATTCCcttgagctaggattgctagaaacaagtgACATCTGATTTAGTTAATACTAGTGAACCTCGATCAGCTCGCTAAAGCTTGCCTAGGATTTATTCGCACGCAGAAGCGACAACTGAGATATTAGACTTAGTCAATAGGATTTATTCGCACGCAAAAGCTAGAATACTTTCTCATTTGAATTCGAGCTCTAGGACTGACAacctaaacatatatatatcattataatcatgattacctGAAACCTAGATCTAGCTATTTTCTCGTAATTGTTTacaacctcaaccaatcaatcaatcaactgAACAACTGCCTTGTTCACCTCTGTTGTTTATTGATTTACTCTGTTTACCTAGCTTAATTATAAACTGATTAAGATCTATTGTTTGCCTTAGCTCTTTGTGGATTGATCCCTAAGTAATAcgactgaacctcttatttgagagaagaAAAGTCACTCATCATGATATCATACCGGTTAGACGAGAACAACACCTGATTATTAAAGAACAGTATAAGAGGCTAGAGTATTCATTTCTAAACttgatttctttattttaaGCATATCATTAATTAAcgtgtgttaaaaaaaaagcatatcATTAACgtattagaataaaaataaaacatatatgctCGCTCACTCAATGAATTGCAATAATTCAAACCTATGCATCTGGACCATAGACTTCTTAGTTAGAGATTTTTCACTGACGAAAATCAACCAAAAGATGAGAGAGGAAATGTTGAACCAGAGAGTGACACTAGTCCCGCTTAGATCCACTGGCTAGTGATGCTGAGTCTAGTGCAGTTCTTGGTGGTTATGTCTCTGAAAGTGTCTCGGACGAAGGTGCAACCAGCAATACTATCCAAGAACGGACCGTAAAGGTCTAAAGGTCCGACGTGAACACGACGTTGATGGCACCCATCATCTGATGGGGTTAACCAACCCTGCGTTCACTTGGCTCACAAAGCCTTTGTAAATCTATTTGTCATTACCAAACAAATAAACATGTTAACATTATTCAGTATAGTTTATTTTCATCTAATATTATTTTACTCTTGCATATATTGCAActagttttgtttctttcactGTGTAGAAATGATCAACGTGTTTGGAAATCACAGACGATGGATTGAGACCACTTGCTAAGACTCAAAAGATGGAGTTGCTTGTGGTTGAAGCTAGTACTCAGGTTTCAAGAAGAGGTGCTAGTGGTGGTGCAACGTCTGTATATT
The window above is part of the Brassica napus cultivar Da-Ae chromosome C3, Da-Ae, whole genome shotgun sequence genome. Proteins encoded here:
- the LOC106437467 gene encoding ethylene-responsive transcription factor RAP2-7, yielding MLLDLNLDADSPESTQYGDSNADRQTSDGSGNRVDESGTSTSSVINADADDDSCSTRAFTHSFDILKVGGGDESTASIAGVTKEFFPVAGDCGHLRGSSSRSWMDLSFDTKSVAPAPAPAQVRKSRRGPRSRSSQYRGVTFYRRTGRWESHIWDCGKQVYLGGFDTAHAAARAYDRAAIKFRGVDADINFTVGDYEEDMKQVQNLSKEEFVHILRRQSTGFSRGSSKYRGVTLHKCGGWEAGMAQLLAKKAYNKAAISSNGREAVTNFELSTYQNEINSESGHDKLDLNLGISLSPGNAAKQNGRFSHFPSNPYETPPGVSWTIDTEFMGKPVNTPLPYGSSDHRANFKENISEAEGGMMSNWGWHRPGKTSTMRPQQPGAQPPQLFSVAAASSGFSNFRQQPPSENASHGYFYPQF